Proteins encoded by one window of Venturia canescens isolate UGA chromosome 2, ASM1945775v1, whole genome shotgun sequence:
- the LOC122405741 gene encoding kynurenine/alpha-aminoadipate aminotransferase, mitochondrial-like isoform X1, with protein sequence MDYTRFFARRAARRRGNLIRKFTEMRSINPEAISLAAGMPNPASFPITAMSVSYKDNIVKNFTGLELNSSLQYGPSQGHPPLLTKYRGFQQKWHNPPVKELDVIFMPGSQEGFCKLLDLFLNEGEPIMVQTPAYTATLGAIRPLAPDFLGIRQDKDGIIPEEIAKVCEDRIRSNKALPKLLYVNPTGANPTGTVLTYERKLRVYELAKQYDFIIIEDDPYYFLHLEDKQPASFLSIDTQGRVVRLDSFSKIMSAGIRVGAVTAHEEIIKKLIIHVENSVLQSSSLSQMLLLQFFDTWSPDRFEKHFKEIQTLYRERRDLMVTALEKHLTGIAEWSVPKAGMFLWIKVPSIQSAFELAMEQLAPKGIFVIPGNAFNWDTDQPDQHLRLSYSFATVEEIDEALSVISKIIREGAQSAK encoded by the exons ATGGATTACACGAGATTTTTTGCCAGAAGAGCAGCCAGACGACGAGGGAATTTAATCCGAAAATTTA CGGAAATGCGGTCGATTAATCCAGAAGCCATTTCCCTCGCTGCCGGAATGCCCAATCCTGCGTCGTTTCCCATCACAGCAATGTCAGTCAGCTATAAAGATAACATAGTTAAGAACTTTACTGGACTTGAATTAAATAGTTCTCTGCAATATGGACCTTCGCAAGG ACATCCACCGCTCCTCACGAAGTATCGAGGGTTCCAACAAAAATGGCATAATCCACCTGTCAAAGAGCTCGACGTCATCTTCATGCCTGGCTCGCAAGAAGGTTTCTGCAAACTTCTCGATCTCTTCTTGAACGAGGGCGAACCCATCATGGTTCAAACACCGGCTTACACGGCGACTCTTGGTGCG atcCGTCCATTGGCACCTGACTTTCTAGGTATTCGCCAAGACAAGGATGGTATAATTCCGGAAGAAATAGCGAAAGTCTGCGAAGACCGAATTCGATCCAACAAAGCGTTACCAAAG CTGCTCTACGTGAATCCAACTGGCGCAAATCCGACAGGCACGGTATTGACGTACGAACGAAAACTGCGAGTTTACGAACTTGCGAAACAATACGATTTCATCATAATCGAAGACGAcccttattattttttgcacCTCGAGGACAAGCAGCCAGCTTCGTTTCTATCGATCGATACCCAAGGTCGAGTCGTGCGCCTCGATTCTTTCAGCAAAATCATGAGCGCTGGTATTCGGGTTGGTGCTGTTACAGCTCATGaggaaatcataaaaaaactcaTTATTCATGTCGAAAATTCAGTTTTACAATCTTCCAGTCTTTCTCAG aTGCTTTTATTACAATTCTTCGATACCTGGAGCCCCGACAGATTCGAAAAACACTTTAAAGAGATCCAAACCCTTTATAGGGAACGACGGGATCTCATGGTGACTGCTCTAGAAAAACACTTGACAG ggatCGCCGAATGGTCTGTACCGAAAGCTGGTATGTTCCTATGGATTAAAGTCCCAAGTATTCAGAGTGCTTTTGAATTAGCCATGGAGCAGTTAGCGCCGAAAGGGATTTTCGTTATCCCCGGAAATGCCTTCAACTGGGATACCGACCAGCCAGACCAGCACTTACGACTTTCGTACAGTTTTGCAACGGTCGAAGAAATTGATGAG gCACTTTCagttatttcaaaaatcataCGGGAAGGAGCTCAGTCGGCAAAGTAG
- the LOC122405741 gene encoding kynurenine/alpha-aminoadipate aminotransferase, mitochondrial-like isoform X2, with protein sequence MRSINPEAISLAAGMPNPASFPITAMSVSYKDNIVKNFTGLELNSSLQYGPSQGHPPLLTKYRGFQQKWHNPPVKELDVIFMPGSQEGFCKLLDLFLNEGEPIMVQTPAYTATLGAIRPLAPDFLGIRQDKDGIIPEEIAKVCEDRIRSNKALPKLLYVNPTGANPTGTVLTYERKLRVYELAKQYDFIIIEDDPYYFLHLEDKQPASFLSIDTQGRVVRLDSFSKIMSAGIRVGAVTAHEEIIKKLIIHVENSVLQSSSLSQMLLLQFFDTWSPDRFEKHFKEIQTLYRERRDLMVTALEKHLTGIAEWSVPKAGMFLWIKVPSIQSAFELAMEQLAPKGIFVIPGNAFNWDTDQPDQHLRLSYSFATVEEIDEALSVISKIIREGAQSAK encoded by the exons ATGCGGTCGATTAATCCAGAAGCCATTTCCCTCGCTGCCGGAATGCCCAATCCTGCGTCGTTTCCCATCACAGCAATGTCAGTCAGCTATAAAGATAACATAGTTAAGAACTTTACTGGACTTGAATTAAATAGTTCTCTGCAATATGGACCTTCGCAAGG ACATCCACCGCTCCTCACGAAGTATCGAGGGTTCCAACAAAAATGGCATAATCCACCTGTCAAAGAGCTCGACGTCATCTTCATGCCTGGCTCGCAAGAAGGTTTCTGCAAACTTCTCGATCTCTTCTTGAACGAGGGCGAACCCATCATGGTTCAAACACCGGCTTACACGGCGACTCTTGGTGCG atcCGTCCATTGGCACCTGACTTTCTAGGTATTCGCCAAGACAAGGATGGTATAATTCCGGAAGAAATAGCGAAAGTCTGCGAAGACCGAATTCGATCCAACAAAGCGTTACCAAAG CTGCTCTACGTGAATCCAACTGGCGCAAATCCGACAGGCACGGTATTGACGTACGAACGAAAACTGCGAGTTTACGAACTTGCGAAACAATACGATTTCATCATAATCGAAGACGAcccttattattttttgcacCTCGAGGACAAGCAGCCAGCTTCGTTTCTATCGATCGATACCCAAGGTCGAGTCGTGCGCCTCGATTCTTTCAGCAAAATCATGAGCGCTGGTATTCGGGTTGGTGCTGTTACAGCTCATGaggaaatcataaaaaaactcaTTATTCATGTCGAAAATTCAGTTTTACAATCTTCCAGTCTTTCTCAG aTGCTTTTATTACAATTCTTCGATACCTGGAGCCCCGACAGATTCGAAAAACACTTTAAAGAGATCCAAACCCTTTATAGGGAACGACGGGATCTCATGGTGACTGCTCTAGAAAAACACTTGACAG ggatCGCCGAATGGTCTGTACCGAAAGCTGGTATGTTCCTATGGATTAAAGTCCCAAGTATTCAGAGTGCTTTTGAATTAGCCATGGAGCAGTTAGCGCCGAAAGGGATTTTCGTTATCCCCGGAAATGCCTTCAACTGGGATACCGACCAGCCAGACCAGCACTTACGACTTTCGTACAGTTTTGCAACGGTCGAAGAAATTGATGAG gCACTTTCagttatttcaaaaatcataCGGGAAGGAGCTCAGTCGGCAAAGTAG
- the Prx5 gene encoding peroxiredoxin-5, mitochondrial gives MNQPVARAIYSAAAAVAGRRSNAFTCPVRRIQLSSRNMVIALGDNLPAIDLYENTPATKVNLASEAAGKKIIIFAVPGAFTPGCSKTHLPGFVQKADELKSKGVSEIYCVSINDPFVMAAWGKDQNADGKVRMLADPTGEFTDALELSVDLPVLGGKRSKRYSMVVEDGVVQELNVEPDNTGLSCSLADHINV, from the exons ATGAACCAACCGGTCGCTCGCGCCATTTATTCCGCGGCCGCCGCAGTTGCTGGACGACGATCGAACGCGTTCACTTGTCCTGTTCGTCGAATTCAATTATCATCCAGAAACATGGTTATCGCA CTCGGAGACAACCTTCCGGCAATCGATCTCTACGAGAACACACCAGCAACCAAAGTCAATCTCGCTAGCGAAgctgctggaaaaaaaattattatcttCGCAGTTCCCGGTGCGTTCACACCAGGATGCTCCAAG ACTCATTTACCTGGCTTCGTTCAGAAAGCTGATGAGCTCAAATCCAAGGGAGTGTCAGAAATTTACTGCGTCAGTATCAACGATCCGTTTGTGATGGCTGCGTGGGGCAAAGATCAAAATGCTGATGGAAAA GTGCGAATGCTCGCAGACCCAACTGGAGAGTTTACAGATGCTCTGGAACTGTCGGTGGATTTGCCTGTACTTGGAGGCAAACGCAGTAAACGTTATTCCATGGTTGTTGAAGACGGAGTTGTTCAAGAACTCAACGTTGAGCCAGACAATACCGGCCTAAGTTGTTCTCTGGCCGATCATATCAATGtttaa